Proteins encoded by one window of Martelella endophytica:
- a CDS encoding FUSC family protein: MTTKTLKPSARFASWGERIGLDRARSIFALRTAIGACLAVLIAWLMGLDHPQWAGMTVWAASQPTRGQLLEKGFFRIAGTIAGAVAGMVLMMTSGGNPYVIAAGLAVWVGLCAAIGNLQRGYVSYGTIVAGYSAAMVVLLDSSHPDHVVGLGLDRMATILTGVIVSIVVSWLLASAGDESEVTQGVRLLTGRVLQEVANTLRGERSASGHSRARLLSEIAELDDKLDPHGAGSLKSRRFVKSARGVLLAELAAILWLTDGPVRSWPPEVADALEKAAQAANANAPHREMLMHLDHAVDVCSASADPGMPAPLEHILGDLRAALRRYLPGQDEGRGFARTGVPVMLHHDFVGARQAGIRAFTALLAIGILWAVTGISSGPYMLLGLSIMVSMFSTFENPASFMPFVFVGQASGAAVAVICRWVFWPHATSELQLILMLFPFILVGAFLMGHRRTVKFAFDYNMVLLLLSSPALPLTGTLEMSVVGAISVAAAPVLALLMYRLIYPTDAARRAEMLERAIVGMLREMAASPGAGQNVEVIRARLYYRILRLVRWHEKRGNSIEQIARVGIAVINLADVIHDLQVMRAGDLPSRQRRAAEAVLRSVATIDAQPRRAAAIFGLASSRLSETAGRNGGRLLSVGQEIAANAAFFARAV, encoded by the coding sequence ATGACGACAAAAACATTGAAACCGAGTGCCCGGTTCGCAAGCTGGGGCGAGCGTATCGGGCTGGACCGCGCGCGCTCCATCTTTGCGCTTCGCACTGCCATTGGTGCCTGTCTGGCGGTCCTCATTGCCTGGCTCATGGGCCTTGATCACCCGCAATGGGCCGGCATGACGGTCTGGGCTGCATCGCAGCCGACACGCGGCCAGCTGCTGGAAAAGGGGTTTTTCCGCATCGCGGGCACCATCGCCGGCGCTGTGGCCGGCATGGTGCTGATGATGACTTCAGGGGGCAACCCCTATGTGATTGCCGCCGGCCTTGCCGTTTGGGTTGGCCTTTGTGCCGCGATCGGAAACCTGCAGCGTGGCTATGTCTCCTACGGAACGATCGTCGCCGGCTATTCCGCCGCTATGGTGGTTCTGCTGGACAGTTCGCATCCCGATCATGTCGTCGGGCTTGGTCTCGACCGTATGGCGACGATCCTGACGGGCGTTATCGTGTCGATCGTCGTCAGCTGGCTTCTCGCATCGGCTGGCGACGAGAGCGAGGTGACCCAGGGCGTTCGGCTTCTGACGGGGCGAGTTCTTCAGGAGGTGGCCAACACGCTGCGCGGCGAGCGCTCCGCAAGCGGGCACTCCAGGGCGCGGCTTCTTTCTGAAATCGCCGAGCTTGATGACAAGCTTGATCCCCACGGCGCGGGCTCGCTCAAATCCAGACGCTTCGTCAAGTCGGCACGAGGGGTTCTCCTGGCCGAACTGGCGGCGATCCTGTGGCTCACCGACGGGCCGGTCCGCTCCTGGCCGCCGGAGGTTGCGGATGCGCTGGAAAAGGCTGCGCAGGCGGCGAATGCAAACGCGCCGCATCGGGAAATGCTGATGCATCTCGATCATGCCGTCGACGTCTGCTCGGCGTCAGCCGACCCCGGTATGCCGGCGCCGCTCGAGCATATTCTGGGCGACCTTCGGGCTGCATTGCGGCGCTATCTGCCGGGCCAGGACGAGGGCAGGGGCTTTGCCCGAACGGGCGTTCCGGTGATGCTTCATCATGATTTTGTCGGCGCGCGCCAGGCCGGAATCCGGGCCTTCACGGCGCTGCTTGCCATCGGAATTCTGTGGGCGGTTACCGGCATTTCCAGCGGCCCCTACATGCTGCTTGGTCTTTCGATCATGGTGTCGATGTTCTCGACTTTCGAGAACCCCGCAAGCTTCATGCCCTTCGTATTCGTCGGGCAGGCATCCGGCGCGGCGGTGGCGGTCATTTGCCGCTGGGTTTTCTGGCCGCATGCGACGAGCGAATTGCAACTGATCCTGATGCTGTTTCCGTTCATCCTTGTCGGTGCTTTCCTCATGGGGCACAGGCGCACAGTCAAGTTCGCCTTTGACTACAACATGGTCCTTCTGCTGCTGTCGTCACCCGCATTGCCTTTGACCGGTACGCTCGAAATGTCGGTTGTCGGGGCAATCTCTGTGGCGGCGGCGCCGGTTCTTGCGCTCCTCATGTACCGCCTGATCTATCCGACAGACGCGGCACGGCGAGCCGAGATGCTTGAAAGGGCCATTGTCGGAATGCTGCGGGAAATGGCGGCAAGTCCTGGCGCCGGTCAGAACGTCGAGGTCATCCGCGCGCGCCTCTACTATCGCATACTGAGGCTTGTTCGCTGGCATGAAAAGCGTGGCAATAGCATCGAACAGATCGCCCGTGTCGGGATTGCGGTCATAAACCTTGCCGACGTCATCCATGATCTGCAGGTCATGCGCGCCGGAGATCTTCCTTCGCGTCAGAGGCGGGCGGCAGAGGCCGTACTTCGTTCAGTCGCAACGATCGACGCACAGCCGCGCCGCGCCGCCGCTATTTTCGGTCTGGCGTCCTCCCGGCTCAGCGAAACCGCTGGCCGCAATGGCGGTAGACTGCTGTCGGTTGGCCAGGAAATCGCAGCCAACGCGGCCTTCTTTGCCCGCGCTGTCTGA
- the groL gene encoding chaperonin GroEL (60 kDa chaperone family; promotes refolding of misfolded polypeptides especially under stressful conditions; forms two stacked rings of heptamers to form a barrel-shaped 14mer; ends can be capped by GroES; misfolded proteins enter the barrel where they are refolded when GroES binds) → MAAKEVKFGRTAREKMLDGVDILANAVKVTLGPKGRNVVIEKSFGAPRITKDGVSVAKEIELEDKFENMGAQMVREVASKTNDTAGDGTTTATVLAQAIVKEGSKAVAAGMNPMDVKRGIDLAVAEVAKELVAKAKKINTSAEVAQVGTISANGEKQIGEDIAEAMQKVGNEGVITVEEAKTAETELEVVEGMQFDRGYLSPYFVTNSEKMVADLEDAYILLHEKKLSNLQAMLPVLEAVVQSNKPLIIIAEDVEGEALATLVVNKLRGGLKIAAVKAPGFGDRRKAMLEDIAILTGGTVISEDLGIKLENVTLDMLGTAKKVSITKENTTIVDGAGQKADIEARVAQIKAQIEETTSDYDREKLQERLAKLAGGVAVIRVGGSTEVEVKEKKDRVDDALNATRAAVQEGIVPGGGVALLRASAGVTVKGENADQDAGIAIVRRALQAPARQIVTNTGDEASIVVGKILEKSDFNYGWNAQTGEYGDMIAMGIVDPVKVVRTALQDAASVASLLITTEAMIAEAPKKESAGGMPDMGGMGGMGGMGGMM, encoded by the coding sequence ATGGCTGCTAAAGAAGTCAAATTCGGCCGCACCGCGCGCGAAAAGATGCTCGACGGCGTCGACATCCTCGCCAATGCCGTGAAGGTCACCCTCGGCCCCAAGGGTCGTAACGTTGTTATCGAAAAGTCCTTCGGCGCTCCGCGCATCACCAAGGACGGTGTTTCGGTCGCCAAGGAAATCGAACTCGAAGACAAGTTCGAAAACATGGGCGCCCAGATGGTCCGCGAAGTTGCTTCGAAGACCAACGACACGGCCGGTGACGGCACCACCACCGCGACGGTTCTGGCTCAGGCCATCGTCAAGGAAGGTTCGAAGGCCGTTGCTGCCGGCATGAACCCGATGGACGTCAAGCGCGGTATCGACCTCGCTGTCGCCGAAGTTGCCAAGGAACTCGTTGCCAAGGCAAAGAAGATCAACACCTCTGCTGAAGTTGCCCAGGTTGGCACCATCTCCGCCAACGGCGAAAAGCAGATCGGTGAAGACATTGCCGAAGCCATGCAGAAGGTCGGCAATGAAGGCGTGATCACGGTTGAAGAAGCCAAGACCGCTGAAACCGAACTGGAAGTCGTTGAAGGCATGCAGTTCGACCGCGGCTACCTGTCGCCCTATTTCGTCACCAACTCCGAGAAGATGGTTGCCGATCTGGAAGACGCCTACATCCTGCTGCACGAAAAGAAGCTCTCCAACCTTCAGGCCATGCTGCCGGTTCTGGAAGCTGTCGTTCAGTCCAACAAGCCGCTCATCATCATTGCTGAAGACGTCGAAGGCGAAGCCCTTGCTACGCTCGTCGTCAACAAGCTGCGTGGCGGCCTGAAGATTGCTGCCGTCAAGGCTCCGGGCTTCGGCGATCGCCGCAAGGCCATGCTGGAAGACATCGCCATCCTGACGGGCGGCACTGTCATCTCCGAAGATCTCGGCATCAAGCTCGAAAATGTCACGCTCGACATGCTCGGCACGGCCAAGAAGGTCTCGATCACCAAGGAAAACACCACGATCGTCGACGGCGCCGGCCAGAAGGCCGACATCGAGGCACGTGTTGCCCAGATCAAGGCTCAGATCGAAGAAACCACCTCCGACTACGACCGCGAGAAGCTGCAGGAACGTCTTGCCAAGCTCGCCGGCGGCGTTGCCGTGATCCGCGTTGGCGGTTCCACGGAAGTCGAAGTGAAGGAAAAGAAGGACCGCGTCGATGACGCCCTGAACGCGACCCGCGCGGCCGTTCAGGAAGGTATCGTCCCCGGTGGCGGTGTTGCCCTTCTGCGTGCCTCCGCTGGTGTTACGGTCAAGGGCGAAAACGCCGACCAGGATGCCGGCATCGCCATCGTCCGTCGCGCTCTGCAGGCTCCGGCCCGCCAGATCGTCACGAACACCGGCGACGAAGCTTCGATCGTTGTTGGCAAGATCCTCGAAAAGAGCGACTTCAACTACGGCTGGAACGCTCAGACCGGTGAATATGGCGACATGATCGCCATGGGCATCGTCGACCCGGTCAAGGTTGTCCGCACCGCTCTGCAGGACGCAGCTTCGGTTGCCTCGCTGCTGATCACCACCGAAGCCATGATTGCCGAAGCTCCTAAGAAGGAATCGGCTGGCGGCATGCCCGACATGGGCGGCATGGGTGGAATGGGCGGCATGGGCGGCATGATGTAA
- the groES gene encoding co-chaperone GroES, which yields MASISFRPLHDRVVVRRVESEAKTKGGIIIPDTAKEKPQEGEIVAVGSGARDESGKVVALDVKVGDRVLFGKWSGTEVKLDGEDLLIMKEADIMGIVA from the coding sequence ATGGCAAGCATTTCTTTCCGCCCCCTGCACGACCGCGTCGTCGTTCGTCGCGTCGAGTCTGAAGCCAAGACCAAGGGTGGTATCATCATCCCCGACACCGCCAAGGAAAAGCCGCAGGAAGGCGAAATCGTCGCCGTCGGTTCCGGCGCCCGTGACGAAAGCGGCAAGGTTGTCGCGCTCGACGTCAAGGTCGGCGACCGCGTCCTGTTCGGCAAGTGGTCGGGCACTGAAGTCAAGCTCGACGGCGAAGACCTTCTGATCATGAAGGAAGCCGACATCATGGGTATCGTCGCCTAA
- the chrA gene encoding chromate efflux transporter: protein MSDPRPSFSELLSTFLRIGLLSFGGPAGQIALMHRIVVEEKRWIREERYLHALNYCMLLPGPEAQQLATYIGWLLHGVRGGIAAGLLFVAPGLALIIGLAAAYATFADASWLEAIFTGLKAAVLAIVLQALVRMGAKSLKGPLSLAFAATAFVALFIFGLAFPLVILLAGIAGSLLLRAAPAAETEPERHHRRKGLRAVVAVFVWGAIWLAPLGLMRAIGGENTFTDVFSFFVRVALFSFGGAYAVLSYVAQQAVTTWHWVTPAQMLDGLALAETTPGPLVLTLSFVGFLAGHGAPAAGGPLLSGIIAALLTAWAIFVPSFVFIFAGAPFIEDLRRNPRLAGALAGIGAATVGVIANLSVWFALHVLFGSVGRQDFFALRPFLDAGLPWPEWPSLDLPSLVLAVAAGIAIFRFRVGVVALLVAAGLAGLAIGRWL, encoded by the coding sequence TTGAGCGATCCTCGACCCAGCTTTTCCGAATTGTTGTCGACCTTCTTGAGGATCGGCCTGCTCTCCTTCGGCGGTCCGGCGGGACAGATCGCACTGATGCACCGGATCGTCGTCGAGGAAAAGCGGTGGATCAGGGAAGAGCGGTATCTGCATGCGCTGAACTACTGCATGCTGCTGCCGGGACCGGAAGCGCAGCAGCTTGCCACCTATATCGGCTGGCTGCTCCATGGCGTGCGCGGCGGGATTGCGGCAGGGCTCCTGTTCGTCGCACCGGGGCTTGCCCTCATCATCGGGCTCGCGGCGGCCTATGCCACCTTTGCCGATGCAAGCTGGCTTGAGGCGATCTTCACCGGGTTGAAGGCGGCCGTTCTGGCGATCGTGCTGCAGGCGCTGGTGCGGATGGGCGCAAAGTCGCTGAAAGGACCGCTGTCGCTTGCGTTTGCGGCGACAGCCTTTGTTGCCCTGTTCATCTTCGGTCTAGCCTTTCCGCTGGTCATCCTGCTCGCCGGCATTGCGGGTTCGCTTCTCCTGCGCGCTGCACCGGCAGCGGAGACCGAGCCGGAGCGCCATCACCGCCGCAAGGGGCTGAGAGCTGTCGTCGCCGTTTTCGTCTGGGGCGCAATCTGGCTCGCGCCGCTCGGCCTGATGCGGGCCATCGGCGGCGAGAATACCTTCACCGACGTGTTTTCGTTTTTCGTCCGCGTGGCGCTGTTTTCCTTCGGCGGTGCCTATGCCGTGTTGTCCTATGTTGCTCAGCAGGCGGTGACGACATGGCACTGGGTGACGCCGGCCCAGATGCTCGATGGGCTAGCGCTGGCGGAAACGACGCCGGGACCGCTTGTTCTGACCCTTTCCTTCGTCGGCTTTCTTGCGGGGCACGGCGCGCCTGCGGCGGGCGGGCCGCTGCTCTCCGGCATCATTGCCGCGCTCCTGACGGCGTGGGCGATCTTCGTGCCAAGCTTCGTCTTCATCTTCGCCGGCGCTCCGTTCATCGAGGATCTGCGCCGCAATCCCCGGCTTGCCGGCGCGCTCGCCGGCATCGGGGCCGCGACCGTCGGCGTCATTGCCAACCTTTCGGTCTGGTTCGCACTGCACGTCCTCTTCGGATCGGTCGGGCGCCAGGATTTCTTCGCCCTGCGACCCTTCCTCGATGCCGGCCTGCCATGGCCGGAGTGGCCGAGCCTAGATCTGCCGTCTCTGGTCCTCGCTGTGGCTGCCGGGATCGCCATCTTCAGATTTCGCGTCGGCGTGGTCGCACTTCTCGTTGCCGCCGGCCTTGCGGGGCTTGCCATCGGGCGATGGTTATGA
- a CDS encoding TIGR01459 family HAD-type hydrolase, whose translation MVDRIPALSRLHEHYDVMLSDVWGVLHNGVAAYPTPKEALKTARAAGVKVILLTNSPRLGPAVAEQLAALGVTDESYDAIVTSGDVTRKLVIEGPRSLFHIGPPRDTSLTDGTEVALVDEATAEGILCTGLFDDESETAEDYRDMLERFVARGVPLICANPDLVVSRGDRLVPCAGALAALYEELGGETLIAGKPHTPIYEAALAKARGLLGDVEKTRVLAIGDGMPTDVRGAMDYGLDLLYIAEGIHAADYTVNGIVDEASLLRFLTEKGASPKYWMPELA comes from the coding sequence ATGGTCGACCGCATTCCCGCCCTCAGCCGCCTCCATGAACACTACGATGTGATGCTCAGCGATGTCTGGGGCGTTCTCCATAACGGGGTCGCTGCCTATCCGACGCCGAAGGAGGCGCTGAAGACGGCGCGCGCGGCCGGGGTGAAGGTCATCCTGCTCACCAATTCGCCGCGGCTCGGCCCCGCTGTCGCCGAACAGCTTGCCGCGCTCGGGGTGACGGATGAGAGCTACGACGCGATCGTCACCTCCGGAGACGTCACGCGCAAGCTCGTCATCGAAGGGCCGCGCAGCCTTTTTCACATCGGCCCACCGCGCGACACCTCGCTCACGGATGGTACCGAGGTCGCGCTGGTCGACGAGGCGACGGCCGAAGGCATTCTCTGTACCGGCCTTTTCGATGACGAGAGCGAGACCGCGGAAGACTACCGCGACATGCTGGAGCGCTTTGTCGCGCGCGGCGTGCCACTGATCTGCGCCAATCCCGACCTCGTCGTCTCGCGCGGTGACCGGCTGGTGCCCTGCGCGGGCGCCCTAGCGGCTCTTTATGAAGAGCTCGGCGGTGAGACCCTGATTGCCGGCAAACCGCATACGCCGATCTATGAGGCAGCGCTGGCCAAGGCCCGTGGCCTTCTCGGCGATGTCGAGAAAACCCGCGTGCTCGCGATCGGCGACGGCATGCCGACGGATGTGCGCGGTGCCATGGATTATGGCCTTGATCTCCTTTATATCGCTGAAGGCATCCATGCGGCGGATTACACCGTCAACGGTATCGTTGACGAAGCGTCTCTGCTGCGGTTCTTGACGGAAAAGGGCGCGAGCCCGAAATACTGGATGCCAGAGCTGGCCTGA
- a CDS encoding bifunctional riboflavin kinase/FAD synthetase: MTVFHRNEFREPLPAELKGGVVAIGNFDGVHRGHQAVLGRALALAEERGVPALVLTFEPHPRSVFNPQAPVFRLTPAPMKARLFEAMGYHAVIEYPFDRTFSQRSPEEFVTTVLMDWLGVSEVVTGFDFHFGRNREGGPAYLMNAGKRHGFGVTLMDAFRDEGAEVVSSSRIRDFLTRGEVVAASGLLGYRYTVMGEVIHGEKLGRTLGFPTANMAFDPDAKLCPGIYAVRYRRPCGTLHDGVASFGRRPTVVEDGRPLLETYIFDFKGDLYGETGAVSLFGRLRDELKFDGLEALVAQMHRDADQARALLSSVRPFSELDAKIAF, encoded by the coding sequence ATGACGGTATTCCATCGCAATGAATTTCGTGAACCGCTGCCCGCGGAACTGAAGGGCGGGGTCGTCGCCATCGGCAATTTCGACGGCGTCCATCGCGGCCACCAGGCGGTGCTGGGCCGCGCCCTGGCGCTTGCCGAGGAGCGCGGCGTGCCGGCGCTGGTGTTGACCTTCGAGCCGCATCCGCGCTCGGTGTTCAATCCGCAGGCGCCGGTCTTCCGTCTGACGCCGGCGCCGATGAAGGCGCGGCTGTTCGAGGCGATGGGCTATCACGCCGTCATCGAATATCCCTTCGACCGCACCTTCTCGCAGCGTTCCCCGGAAGAGTTCGTCACCACCGTGCTGATGGACTGGCTGGGCGTCAGCGAGGTCGTGACCGGTTTCGATTTCCACTTTGGCCGCAATCGCGAAGGCGGGCCGGCCTATCTGATGAATGCCGGCAAGCGCCACGGCTTCGGCGTGACGCTGATGGATGCCTTCCGCGACGAGGGCGCCGAAGTGGTCTCCTCAAGCCGGATCCGCGATTTTCTGACGCGCGGCGAGGTGGTCGCGGCCTCCGGCCTGCTCGGTTATCGCTACACGGTGATGGGCGAGGTGATCCACGGCGAGAAGCTCGGCCGAACGCTCGGCTTCCCGACCGCCAACATGGCCTTCGATCCGGATGCCAAGCTCTGCCCTGGTATCTATGCCGTGCGCTATCGCCGCCCCTGCGGCACGCTGCATGACGGTGTGGCAAGCTTCGGCCGGCGCCCGACCGTGGTCGAGGACGGACGGCCGTTGCTCGAGACCTATATCTTTGATTTCAAGGGCGATCTCTATGGCGAGACCGGTGCGGTCTCGCTGTTCGGCAGGCTGCGGGACGAACTGAAGTTCGATGGCCTCGAAGCGCTCGTCGCCCAGATGCACCGCGATGCCGATCAGGCAAGGGCCCTGCTGTCCTCCGTCCGTCCGTTTTCGGAACTCGACGCGAAGATCGCCTTCTAG